The DNA sequence AGAGGTTGGTTCTCTTGGCATCAGCCTACATATGTGAAAGTGGAACAAATCCAGGTATAGACCCTGTTACTGACGATCACCTGTCAGCTGTCCTTCGCATATCCAACTCAGACTTTCAGCCTGACTTCAGTGCACTTGTTCCAGCCCAACAGAGACTAGATTTCTCTCACTGGCAAGCCTGCCTCACTTTTTCATCACTTAATCAGTTGCAGCTTGTCAAAATGATAGAATGTACTGCTTTTCATAAAGAGATAAAATATATATTGAGCagaatttcatttatttcattccatTCGACGAGGTGCCAGAGGGGCAAACATCTGTGGACAAGCCCTTACATGGCATGTTACACCACCAACAGATATTAGAAATTGGATAAACACATCAATGGCTAGAGATGACTGGACTGAAAGACAGCATAGAGGCAGAAATCATGGCCCTAAACACCAGATCAAAAGAGCTGCAGGGCAGGGTGTAAGATGTGGTTGAAATCATCGCATCTGCATACAGCAAGAACTGGAGGTCCCAGGGTCAAGATGGAAGATGCCAACAAAAGGTGATTAAGAATAGTAGCGCTACGTTGCCTGTGAGACTTAAAGATCCAGACAGACAACCTGTAGGTGGCAAATCAACTGgacatacagtagatgtggttGATAAACAGCAGTGGTGAGAGATCTGGCAATCCcagtcaacaacaacatccaGAAGAAGGGCTAGAAGAAGAGTTATGTGGGTGAATATGTGTGAAGTGAAGGCAACTGTGGTCCCAGTGGTAAGAGGAGTACTAAGGGCTCTAACTCAAATTGGGAAAGCATCGCTCCAGCAGTTTCCAGGAACAgcagctgtgtctctgtccagAAGAGCAAAGTCCTAGGAACAGCTAAAAGACACAAGACTGCCCAAGTGGGAGAGTGGAGAataatattatactgtatataccataGCAACCACCTCTACATTGGTGGTTATAGCCTTTATCTTTTTCACAATATTGTGTACTGCAGATGATGAAATACCAAAAAGTGAGAAACACTGTCTTGTGGAACGTCTGCAAATGGTGTTTGTACAAAAGATCAGCTCTCTAccctaaaagaaagaaatggacTCAAATACTCTCTTGCTATGAAGCTATAGTTTATAAAAACGATACTGCCCTCAACAGAAGCCTAATGGCTTCTTCATTCCTCCAGTGGCTCAGGGACCCATTTCACTGTAAGTTCCCTGAACCACACTTTCAAATCTTCTAATCAATCAAGTCTTATGACATGTTAACATCAGAATATTTTGTTACCTTTGGGGAAGTCTGACAGACATAGAGGCTCCTCTGAGAAAGCCACAGCTTTGAACATGGATTACCAATGGAGTTCTTCAAAGCTACAACTGCCACCACACAGACATTCGATGGCTACAGCGAACTTGGTAAAGTGATCTGTAATGACAAGGATGTCCTTTGTTCTACTGCTGTCGGGTTCCAAAGAAAGGAAATCCACGCAAAGCAACTCAAGAGGCCGTATCGTGTTGATATTGACTAACGGCGCTGCTTTCTCAGGCAACGCCTTTTGGTGTACACATCTGCCACAGGTTTTCACCATCCTTTCAACGTCTAAAGCCATCTTGGGCCAAAAGAATCTTGTTCTTACGAGATCTAAGGTACGATCAGCCCCCATGTGTCCCATGTGATCATGTAAGCTCGTCAAAACCATGTCACGGAGCTCAGCTGGCAAGACCAGCTGATAAGATGTCTGTGAGCTGACCTGCCGTCTCCGGTAAAGCACATTATTGAAGAGCTCAAGACGCTGTAGCTCTCTCAACAAGAGTGGGAGTTCTGGAAGTTCGCTCCTTAGTGTGGGGGGTGGCTTCTGCCCACACTCAAGCTGAAGAATGACATGTCTTAAACACTGATCTGCTCTTTGTTTGCTTGCCAACTCATCCTCAGTTAAGTGAGGGATGACCGGCAAACCTCCAATCTGATCCTCTTTCCCATAGCTATCAGGTACAGCTCTTGTGGAGGTGGTAAGAGTTTCAACCAAAGTCGCACAACCGTGGACATCAagtttgtcactgtagacaaGCTTTCTCTCACAAATAGCTTGAACGACAGCGTGGTCAACTGCATCAATATTGTCCGGGTCAGAGAGATGGTCGCGAGTGAACTGACAAATTcgctccctctctttctgtgATTTGGAATCGTCTAACAGTTCGCCATGGGGTCTGCGCGACAGTCCGTCGGCATcggtgttttgttttccagttcTGTACACAAGTTTGAATGTAAAAGTAGACAATGCTGCAAGCCATCTGTAACTTGTTGCATCAAGTTTTGCAGTTGTCAAAATATACGTCAATGGGTTGCTGTCAGTAACTACAGTAAAGTGATTACCATAGAGATAGTCACAGAATTTTTCAGCAACTGACGACTTAAGTGCCAAAAATTCCAGCTTATGGGCTGGGTATCGTCTCTCGCTCCATGATAGCCCTCTGCTCGCATAAGCTATGACGCGGAGCTGACCTTCCTGTTCTTGATAAAGAACGGCTCCAAGGCCGCTGGTGCTGGCATCAGTGTGATGTACATATGGCTTTTGAGGATCAGCGAAACCCAATACAGGAGCAGTGGTAAGTGCTTCAATGACCTGCTCGAATGCCTGCTGACAAACTGGTGTCCACCAACCTCCAAAGAGTTCCTTTGGGTTATGGTAAGTCTGAtcagttttttgtttcaaattgGATTTCTTGTGTGGAGATGGGTACCCAGAAGTTAGGCCGTGCAGAGGTTTCACGATGTTAGAGTACCCTAACCCAGAGTACTTGAGGCCAAACTCCTTAAGACGACCAAGAACCTTCATGAGTCGGGCTTCATGCTCCTCCAACGTCTTTGAGAAGATGATCAGGTCGTCAAGGAAAACCAAGACCTCCCTCAAATGCATGTCACCCATACATTTTTCCATTAACCTTTGAAAAGTACTTGGTGCGTTAGTCACACCCTGAGGCATCCTATTAAATTCCCAAAACCCAAGAGGGCATACAAATGCTGTCTTGGATTTGTCTCTCTCTTCAACTTCAATCAGGTAATATCCAGACTTCAAATCAAGGACCGAAAACCACTGAGAACCTGAAAGTGCAGAGAAAAGGTCATCAAGCTGGGAAGCGCATATGCATCCTTTATCGTCTGCAGGTTCAGCTTGCGATAATCGATGCATAGTCGGACGGTACGGTTCTTCTTTCTGACCACCACAATTGGGGACGAAAAAGGTGACTCTGATTCCCTTATTACCCCAGCATCGAGGAGCTCTTGGATATGCTTGCGAACAGCTTCAACATCAGCTGGATGTATAGGCCGAGGCCACTGCTTAAAAGGAGTCTCCTCTGAAAGCTTAATGTGATGGGCCACTTTATCTGTTCGCCCAAAATCTAAGTCGTGTTGTGCCCTCTTTTAGCTCTGTTAGGTAGGTTTTAGTAGCACTGCTACCTAGCTTGGAAGTGTAAACACTACGTAAGGTCTGAACATTATACACAACATTGGGGTCATCTTTTGGTGTGTGTCTATAGGGTAATAGTGACTCCAAAGCTTCTATAGCTGAGCCACTGGAGTATTCGACGATCAGGTTTTTATGAAACTCAGAGGACTCATCATCAACCAAAACAGTGCACTGAATGGCACCATACTTCTTCAGGAAATCAATCACCTCTTCATCTTGGGCTAATCCTGTTACTATTACTATTCCTGTTagaataatattatatatactatagCAACCACCTCTACATTGCATCACTGTTTgctaaaattaaaaatagtttgtgtacattttacatttgcagTCGATTTATTATATGTCACACGCAAAAAATGTGAGGATGACATATTGTAAGACTAAAGGAAAATTGATGCGTGAAGCATGCGGCTATGTCCTTCAAACTATCATGACCGTTTCTCATAATTCCACCTGAGGGCCCAATATACCTGCATAgtcagcagcatttttttttaccattagcCTTTACCTTTTTCACAATATTGTGTACTGCAGATGATGAAATACCAAAAAGTGAGAAACACTGTCTTGTGGAACGTCTGCAAATGGTGTTTGTACAATAGATCAGCTCTCTAccctaaaagaaagaaatagacTCAAATATTCTCTTGCTATGAAGCTATAGTTTATAAAAACGATACTGCCCTCAACAGAAGCCTAATGCTTCTTCATTCCTCCAGTGGCTCGGGGGTCGCATTTCACTGTAAGTTCCCTGAACCACACTTTCAAACAAATCCTATTTTGTGTCTTATGCACTGTCTTATGACATGTTAACATCAGAATATTTTGTTACCTTTGGGGCcgtgtgacagacagagaggcttCTCTGAGAAAGCCACAGCTTTGAACATGGATTACCAATGGAGTTCTTCAAAGCTACAACTGCCACCACACAGACCAGATCATAATTATGACCAATAATAATCACTGCACTGGTCTGATTGATGCTCAGACATGAACTGTCTAATATCAGATTCATGGAAATGTCAAATATCTGTGAAAAAAAGTAGAGCATTAAAGGTATTGATATGAGAACAGGGTAATGAAAGCAATAAGCGTGAACAAAAAATCCACCACTTCAGACCCTAAATAACGACAAATGAACATTCTGATGACTGAATAAATTCTATAACCTTCAGGCAGATCTTTAAAAGTGGGCAAATGTAAAACCAAGAGTCTCAAACTCTTGAGCTTCAACAAGGAAACGGGTCAAGATAAGTCAGACACTTTTCTCttgcacattttgcatttttgtggttactattttttgtgtttttagggTAGGTACAATCTATTGTCTGTGAATCGACTGTTTGTTGTATAACTGCAACTGTGGTAATACTTTTGCAAGGTAGAGTTAATGTCTGTCCATCATTGCCATAGGTCTATTAAGgttgaatgtttgtgtttgtgtttgtgtgtgtgtgtgtgtgtcatagcgCTGTCTCTATCCACCCATGAGGAAGTACTTAAATGCATGTAAAGACGGCGCGTCCTTCAGTGGTTGAGCTGCACTGTGATCTCACCATGTTCCTCCACTGTGAACTGGTTGTGCTGATAATCACACTGTCTCTTCATGGGCAAGGTAAGtttgaattcaccttttttttttttactccaggtcagtgtaaacacattagGTGGAACACGGGAAGTACAAAGATAAatatgtatacactgtataattCTCTGGTCCGTTATTAAGGACATGAGGAGTATGATCACTGGTCTCCAATCCATGCTTTTCAGTTCACACGGGGGAAATCATTGGAGGCCATGAAGTGGTGCCACATAGTAGGCCATACATGGTGCTTTTGGAGGTGCGCACGAAAGATGGCATAAAATACTGCGGCGGCTTCCTTCTCACTGAGGATTTTGTAATGACTGCAGGCCACTGCCAATACAACTCagtgtatgtatttcatttctGAGGCCTTTGTTGAGACTTCTTATCCCGACAACCACCCGGACTCAAATGTTAGATCTGGCAAatcgtttttctttgtttttttgtgaatacaaaaaatgtgtttaagcTCAGACAGCTtttctttccttgttttttcAGATCATACAACGCCATACTAGGACTTCACAATTACCATCATCGAAAGGATGTACAGACTATATCTGTGGCAAAGGTCTTTCCACATAAAGACTACACATCCAATGAGAACGACATAATGATTCTCAAGGTTAGAAAGACTGAAAAGGACGCTTGCAATATTGTAGCTACGCAGTAATATCACTACAGGATAAAACAAGCAAATAGATGAATTAGTGAGCAGTGGAGAGGTTTGAactatttcttttgtttgttttttttcttcacattttccaAACTCTCTTTTCCTCCAGTTAAGCTCCAAGGCAAACATCAGTAGAACGGTGAAACCCATTGCCATGGCAGACAAGAACAGTCCCTCTCTGCCAACAAATTGTTCTGTCACCGGCTGGGGAAGATATGACGAAAACTCAAGGTATACGTCTGTGAAGCTCATGGAAGTCAATGTAACGCTCATTGACAATGAGCAGTGTCGTATAGAACACTGCTACTGCTCTAAAGGAGACAACGGACCGGCTGAGGTATGGTAAAATGATCATATGCATTAgttcataaaaatgattaacaacattttaaatattgctGAAATAATCACTGCAAACTGTTTATATGCTTGCAGGGAGACTCTGGTGGTCCATTAGTCTGTGGAGATGGGAAGGCATATGGCGTGGTGTCACACATTAAGCCAGGACCGCAAGGAGTGCTTTTGTACTGGTACACCAAGATACCAGACAGTAGACGCTGGATCGATTCAGTACTGCATGATGTTTCTTAAATGCATGTAACAACTGTGCTGTTGTGCTGCATAACTTGCATGCTAAGCCTTgcttatattaaatatattttaaataacataataagTCTGCTTCTCTGCTTGGAAATGTATtcaatcaataatcaaaaataaaattaaataaaatacaacgcTGCCTCCGTGTGAACATAATTATTGATGCAACAAGAAGAGATTCTTTACAAGTTAAAGACAGAGCTGAGAGTTTCCTGTCACAGTTAAACTCTAAACGTACGCCTCTGTTTGTTTGATGCATGATTTGTGGTTATGATAACTTCTCTATCAGAATCTGAATCAGaacactttattaatccctgagGTCACACAGTTGCTCCATGCCAGATTAAGagataaacagaaaacaagaaagaaagaagtaaatatataaatgaaaagtaaagtagattaaataaaatatcccttataaaacaaaatagaaagGTTTTTATAGCTTTTATTCATATTGTGAAAATAGTCCAAACTatagtttttaaaaatatgaatgactcattttattttatttattttcttgagtTTTTTGGTCATCTGCAAATCCGATCTGCAGATTGTGCACGGTCTActgtttttctcctctggtcgagacatttttgaaaaggtTACGACTTTTTCGGTCTGGTATTTGTAGCTGCTCTGCTGGCATTGCATGTGTTGAAGTGCTATGAGCTGGGTTACTGGGTGGGTGGTGGACTAAAAGgcttttcaataaaaaatacattttataaatacTGTGTTGGCACAATTATGAAGCCAGTACTTCAGTTCAGCATACTTCCACAATCTGTGGTGACACaccatggtcattttatgtcttaatgTCATACATTTCTTATGTATATCATCTTTAGTGTCATataggagagagacagagtgtgtgcTCAGTGCAGTACTGGAGTTTTCCCAGTAATATAGGTCTACTGTTGCATAAGTAAGAGAAACTTtttaagttaaacttaaaacgcAGGTGTTGACCTCCAGACCCGACACTGGAGAGGAggctggtaactgaaggctctgcctcccattccaCTCTTACAGGTACTTTTAGCTCTGGCCCAGTCATCAAGGGCCTCCACCACATTAGGACAGGGAAACGATGATTACGTAACATGCCATATCTCCATGGAGATCACAAGACGAGGTCAGATGAAACACTTTTCCTGAAGCCTTGAAGCTGCGCCTCTCACCCCCTTCAGACGTATGTGTTCACAATTAAACCTTCCTGCGTTTTGTACTGGATTTCAATTTCATGTGTTTGTCCATCGCCCTGTGTCTCTGCCACTGCACTCAGCTAATTACCACACTCCCATGGCCTCAAACCTCAAATAATATGCGCAGCTGTGATATTGAGTTGACTTCCAGACACCAAAGTGTGGATTTGCTTGCTTTAAACTAATTTATTCACAATATACTTGTAAATACAAAACACATACAGTGTACAATGTTGTTgagacaaagtgtgtgtgtgtgtgcccatgtattattaatgttgtggggacctaaacctgtttacacagtcacattccacattccttgtggggacaaaaatcaagtccccacaatgtaaatgactaaattttaaggtgaagatatgttgtaaggttaggttgaggttagggttagggttagggttagggtaaggttagggtcagggttaggattaggccagtagtaattgtggttaaggttagagtaagtctccacgaaatgaatgtaagtcaattgCAAAGTCATGAATGTCGTAAGTGTGTGTGGCTGCAATGTTATCTTTGCATTATTTTTGTGAATTAAACTAATTCATCATTAAAACCAAGCATGTTTCAAGGTTAGATTTAAACAATCCAGTCGTGATGCATACATTAAGACTGTTGGGCCCTATGCTTTTCAAAATTAAGagtacatttgttttgtctaCTCTTGTGTCTGagcatgaatttaaaaaaaatcaatgaaaacaagTCAACACTGCCTCCTTGTGAGCAAAGTTGATTCATGCAACAGGAACATGTTCACTGTTCACTTGCTGATTATTATAGAAATAACCTGATGCTGATTTTCAGATGTTTGGGTATTAAATCAGATAACACCTTCCATTTATACTAGTTCAGTACCTAAAGTTAATACAACAAAGCTGACAACATTAATATGAtataaaagaaatgaataagCCATCATGCACTTGGTGCTACTTACCCCTGATacttactctatattagagtgtaattttattttttttgtaattttcttactatattatattgtattttattttatttttaatttaatttaattttattttattttattttattttattttattttattttattctcatttcttaactgaactgtgtgtgtttccccccctgggggaggaataaagtcattcaatcttcATTCAATCTTCAATCTTCATATAAAATTCAACATTCAAGCAATAATTGAATTGGAGCAACCCACAAACTCAAAACATAATTCAAAAATCAACAATCAGAGAAAGCATCAAAAAAGATCAAAAAGTCTTTCAATCATAATGTCCTTTTGGTGATAGATGGGGGGTGTTGGATATAATTTCAATTCAGTAGGATATGAATGGATTGGGAttattatgtatgtgtgtgtatgtgtatacgTATGTATGTGCGTGGGGGCGTGAGAGAGAGTGGGTGGTTTAACTTGAGGTTGGAAGCCAGGAGAGAAGAATTTTTAACTTATCTGCTAGGTGTCTTCCAACCGAGAATTCAGCCACTGCATCCAATCAGGTTTTAAAAGACCATCAGGGTCTCCTGTTCCAGGAGGGATCGGCTTATTCCTCGGGTTTTTGTTCCACACCGAACTGTCTTTCATTACATTTCTATTGTATTTTAATCAAACTTCAGAATATTTCTTCATTTGTCTGCACTCCTGCATTCATTCCACCTTCCagcttcttttgtttgttccctctccctcctcagctCTCAGGTGTGACTGATTTATTAGTTCCCTCCTCCCTTTACTTCCTGCTCTGGTGAGAAAAACTGGTCggccattttcttttattttccatccTCCCTCCTCGTTACAACTTCAGAtgacctaaccctgacctcagcctaactttaaaacatgtcttcaccttggatttacattatggggacttgatttgtgTCCCCACTGAAGTGGGAACCTATTTGCCGGTCTTACAGGACATGAAGTTTCTGTACTCGTGCTTTTCGTGAGGCAGTAAACTCCGAAGAAAATCcaagaagaaaacaaggctGACGTAAAAGACAATCCTGTCCTGCTCCGATAACTTAATTAGAAAGCAGAGATGCCCACATGGCTCATTTACTACCATTTACTACAATAAGCTGTGCTTTACGGCAGTACCGGTTTGTGGCAGCAGGTCAAAATAAGAGCATAATAAACCTTATCTAACTGAATAAACAttaattgtattaaaaaaactaaatatcagTTATGATTAATCATTATAAAGTAAAGCAAAATAGATATTAACTAATTAGGCATAAAATGCAAACATAAGCCTCATATTTTCCATGGCTCTAAcacccacaacataaggaatacacacactctctcttaaTGAGGAGGAGAGACTGAGGCAGGGGGCTTgacagttagttagttagttagttagttagttagttagttagttagttacttTTGATGTGACCTTGCAATCTTCAGGGGCAAACCATCCACATCTAAACTGTGGCTCCAAAACAAATTCATAAAAGCAGAACAATTGTCTGGACTGGTGTggattcattattaaaacatgcTGACTAGACAGGAAACTGCTCCATATTTAAATCACCAAATGCCAGACGATTTTCTCTGTGTCACTTCATTTGACTACAGCTGTCATTCATGCCAACTGTTGCACTTGTGCACTGACCGCAATTCAAATGCTTGAAGCTAATGCCTTTAAGCATCCGTAGACGGAACATCTGTCACAGTACATTCAATCTAACACGGCACTTAGATATGGTGTGgaagtcattttatttcactgcCTTCTTTTGGTATTGGTTtataaaatatgatgattaaaacattgaattaaccttcagtatgtgtgtgtgtgttgctttgtgaggaccaatcATCATATTAAACCATAGACCTGCCCCTCACATTTATAAAGGGCTTTGTGAGGGTTACGACCTGGTTtgagggttagaattgggttgaGGTTAGGTTTAGAGTAAGGGTTAGGgataggcatttagttgtgattgTTAAGGTCAGGGAAAGGGACAAGGGAACGCATTATGTCTCTGAGGGTCGTCACTttgaacgtgtgtgtttgtgtgtcaagaATGAACTCCAAAACTATATTGTAgagaaaacactgactttggCCATTTTACATGAGTGCTTTTACAATAAGGATATATAATCTGCCAAAGGTACCTTGTAAGTGATTGTCGATAAGACGCATAAAGGTCCATTATACATTGATGTTGCCCAAAAGAGAGGTATCATTGTCTCTACAGCTGCATTAGACACATGCAGATATGTCTAATTGGGGTTTGGTGCCAGTAATGAACGCTAAATCTAATCATTATCTAAAAATAATCTGCCCAGGTTCTTTTATCTTCAGTGATGTTGATACGAAACTTACTACACTTGAACTAAGTCATGCAATTCTACTTAATTCCACTAGATGGTGGCATTGAATCTTGATAAAATCCCTTAGTGGACAGTTTGAGGCACAGTTTGGGCCACATTTAGGACATTAGTTAAGTGTTATCTGACCCGCAAGCTGCAATTATAAAACTATCAATGGCATTGAGCATGGACTATGGGTGAAAAACTAACtttcaaaaagagacaaataaataatccaAAATGGACAGATGGTCAAGAGTTTAaagataattaaataaaatactccagtaaaagtacaattatcttttctcatttcttttatttacaactgcagaccactggctgatatatattcatattaaatATTGCATCTCAGACCGTGTCTTAACCAACTGTAGGCAATTAAGATCATACAGTTAAGACTAAAGCCAGTGTTAAAAATAGAAGTAAATACTGCTGCAGTAATCACTTTAACTTCTGAACTACCCTCAGCACCTCCTACACACCAGCGCACCTCATGGCTTCCTGTGCACCACCACAGTTTTCCACTGTGGTGAGCTTCACAGAACTCTACAGTCAGGTGAGAACCTGCAAAACAGACCTGCTGAGGTATTTATGGACTCAGTGTGTAGAACAAATGTGTGCATATAAGCATTAAGTAGAACACACTTGGTATAATTTCCCTTTTCCCCCCCCAGATTTATTTACTAAGATCATAAGTTTATGTACATTACTTTAGATGCTAATCAAAGTTGATTTTATCCAGAGACCTGTGGTTTCTTTTAAACACAGTCTCTGGTGTTTGGAGCTGAATTCCACTTCCACACACCTTTAACTGAGAAAGCAGTTTGACCAAAGGCAGTGTTTTGCAACTGTATTACCCAGTCTTCTCTAGTAGATGTTTATCAAGCCCTGCCGACATTTCCACTGCTTGGAAAGGCCTGACATACTCAATCATCAAGCATCACAACAACATAAGAATGTATGAAAACTGAggaaaggttttgtttttcctttttgtcatttttttgtatttttgccaCGTCATTTGAGTGATTTTAATTGCTATGACAGAAGGGGGCAGTCTAAACAAACCTATAGAGCATGCTCGCTTGTGGAAGCTGGGGTCAGGACCAACACCTCCTCTGAGAGGTTCATTGACTGCAGCCTACAAAAGCTGTGTCCAACACTTGACTCTCTGTTTGATGCTGATTGCTATTCCGGTGCCACAGCTTTGCAGAGGCTTTGTGTTTCAATGCTTCAGTGGTTAAATGTGACTGTGACTATGCttgcttgttgtttttcctcaaatgatttttgtttttaatccatcAAAAATCAATGCACGGTGTATTCTGCTGTTCATATATACAGGATATGCACACATGAGGTGTTTTTCTTATTGATTCtacacaacatttacatttttgtgaatAATACACAATCGCAAAGCTGCCTGTGTGCCTTTAAGAAGCGAGATCATATTGTTATTCTGGGTTTGTCCACAGGCCGACTGTGGAGGTGGACAGATAGTGGTTCTGAgggtggtgtgtgtgggggaaagAGAAGGTGtaggaggggtgtgtgtgtgta is a window from the Solea solea chromosome 9, fSolSol10.1, whole genome shotgun sequence genome containing:
- the LOC131465926 gene encoding granzyme D-like, translating into MFLHCELVVLIITLSLHGQVHTGEIIGGHEVVPHSRPYMVLLEVRTKDGIKYCGGFLLTEDFVMTAGHCQYNSVSYNAILGLHNYHHRKDVQTISVAKVFPHKDYTSNENDIMILKLSSKANISRTVKPIAMADKNSPSLPTNCSVTGWGRYDENSRYTSVKLMEVNVTLIDNEQCRIEHCYCSKGDNGPAEGDSGGPLVCGDGKAYGVVSHIKPGPQGVLLYWYTKIPDSRRWIDSVLHDVS